The genomic window TGTGACACCGTATTCACACTCATATGTAATATAAAAGGAAATGAAGATGAAATGAATTCAGTGTGTGTCACCTGTTTGGGGTCAAGGCAATGCAGAGGAATTTCTCCTCCGTTAAAAATCTCCCACAACGTTGTGCCGAAGCTCCATTTATCACACTGCAGCCCCAACTCCAGCTTCTCCAACACCTCCGGGGCCACCCACGGGATCCTGTCTAaaaccactacacacacacacacacacacacacacacactggtacaATATAAAGAGGCTCCGCCTGTAGTGagtgtgttcacactgggaCTGGAAGTCAGAGatggaggaaaacaaaacaaaactaattgacctttgacctttaccTTCTTTGCCCAGCATGGCCACACTGATGCCTGGATCACTGAGTTTAATGAAAGGCGAGTTTTCCAAGTTCGGATCTCCCTCTCGTGCCAGAAGCAGGTTTTTTGCGCAGATGTTCCCATGAACAATGTTTTTCTCCTCCTgtaggaaacacacacaaaacaatccCATCAGTTCAGCCTCGTTTACGTCCACGCTCTAAACCAGGTCCTAATATAACACCTCTCAATAAAACCTGTCCTTATTTGATCAAGAACtagtaataatatttaattagtaCCTTTTTTCCAGTTTCGCAGAATAGCAGTATAGAATAAAGTccatatttgcatattcatatctACCTACATTCATATCATATCtacataatatgtaatatatattacattctGGATTTTGACCATAACTGCACCTTCCGAATTATAATTAAAGAATATACCACAACGTGCTGCGCTGTTATAGCAAACACAACAGGGtgatgtgatgaagtggagttactcttaccaccctgaaggtgattattttcctataatcgCATGTCAccgtgtgttttattcctcttacaccatagCAGTTTATTACCCAACAGTTACAATTTCCTGTTTATTGTGAATGAAAacatgtcatgctttttatccgtttatcgCTACCGAGAAATCGCAAAAAAAAGCGtacactcctctgtcctgaagatgtggaaaacttaaagtcacagctttacttctgactgttacacagtactgacactggagactccttccgtacatgttacataaacatctctttacagagCAAGGATTACACGCtcttttaaatatgtttacatggagcgtccgccgtacacgtccctgtgaacgagctgttactatagaaacgataatgataactactgctgttatagaaaattaatcaacaccttctgaccaatcacaatccagaactccgCAGCACTGTAGAATAAAGTTAAGTAATGATTGTGGTacatgttttgtatgttttcagGATTTCTCTCACCAGGAAGTTGAGTGTGCAGGCGAGCTGCTTGGCCACGTCCAGCTTCCAGCTGAGTGAAACACTCGACCTCTTCAGGTAAAGATCCAGAGCTCCGTACTTCACAAACTCCTGAACCATGATGTCTAGAGAAatgttgtgggggtttttttatatTCAGTAGAGAGCCAAGCTTGTAACACTTCATGCTGGGGAAAAAATCTATTGTCTTTCACTGTTAGTCACACTATAAATGTAACCTGAACAGAACTAAAGGGTTAAATAAATGAGGTCACAGAGTTAaaacatatcatcatcatcatcatcatcatcagcatcatcagcatTACTCCAGGACTCTCAGTGCTCGAGTGGGTTCTCTCAGAGAGCTCTTTACAGCAGTGGagatgaaaacacaacacacacacacacacacacacacacacacacacacacacacacacctttacctTTAGAGAGATTTTAAAGGGACGGTTTCAGTGTGTAAAGTTCATTACTTTAGTTTTGCTCTGGAGCTACGATGGTGATGTGGTGATGTAGCTAATGAGTAACGTCATTTTCTTTCGTCTCACTGCACAGCCTAGGCCCCGCCCACTAGGCCCCACCCACTAGGCCCCACCTCTCAGAGTTAGAAAGTGGAATTGTAGCAGAAAGCTATTTgtgaattataataaaattcTCTTTAGGGCTTAAGTGTGTAAACAATAGGGATGTATCCGAatacgaatacattattcagaatgaacagatcatgtgttctgatcagacacaaaATCAggcacatgattcattttttggggcggtttagtttattttattttctgaaatcttgacTACAATTCACTGGTTGAGACTGGAGAAACATTTATATTGAGGTCCTgtgacactttaattgatggGCTGTTGAATAGTCATGCATTGGCACTATGGAGCTCAGCGTTGTAGCTTGAAGCCAGTGTATGAACTTTTGTGGtggtatttataaaaaaataaataaataaaaaaaagatttggggTGAGATGAGGTGACACTCCATCAAATGATAGCTACATAACTCACAGCTTCAGTGCAAGACTTAAGAAGCAAACACCAGGCAGTAACCATGTCTCGGCAGATTCAGGGGAGACGTTTGATGAGTTACTGATCGTAgccacctgttctgtgtttcactCTGATTAATTAGTCTCCTGTTTCTCGTGTCCCTGTTTTCTAGTTAATGTTCAGTGTTCCATGTTTAAAACTCTGTTACCTTTGATTACCTTGTCTACCCATGCTCTGACCTCCACTTGGAATTATCATATGATTATTGGGTTGCCTTTAATAAATACCACGTGACTTGTTTACGCACTTGCGTCCTCTGCATCAACCCACACGTTATATGGCAGCTTTATTAACCAGTTCAGCGGCACTTTCATCCTGCAGACCCGTGCCTGCGTTCCGGTACTATCTGCCTTCCCCTGTTAAAATCCAGACCCACACCTGTAGGGCTTTTCATTTACAGAGTCAAGTGaagattattaaataaacatcaaccAACACCACTGTAGACTGAACAAGCACAAACGACCCATTCTTCAAATGCTAAAAAAATGAGTGAAACTTACTTTTAGATTTATGGACGCTGACGCCGAACACCAGCAGCAGGTGCTTATGGGAAATCTGACTCATGAAGCTGGCTGCTTCGAAAAAAGACTAAAGAAAACAGATTTTATTCAAATGATGTTCATCTtcaatgtgatataaataacccatgagtgtttattattattatttgttattgataaatgataaatacagAAACATGATCATCGACTGAGTTAGTGCTGTAATTCAACCTGAAACACACCTCCCAGCTGTTTTTGTGTTCTACATCCAGGACTTTGAGGAGAACCTCAGTGGTGAGAGGCTCTCCATCCCGCCGGTCCACTTTACAGCCTTTGTAGATGTGTGTGAACGAGCCCTGACCCAGACTTTCCTtctgaaaaatgtataattaaaaataagaaggattattattaataacaacataGTTTCATTTATACTGGTAactgttgggtgtgtgtgtgtgtgtgtgtgtgtgtctgtacgtTCTCACCCAGATTAAGTCCTCGTGTTTGATCATATGGAACTGAATGTGACTGGGTCTGTGTCGGTGCTGAGTGGGGGAGCTTggcgtctcacacacactgctgttccTGACGATGATCAGGTTCGAGAGCTCtgcacacaggtacacacatttacatttagaccATCTGCTACTCTGTACAAAGTATTGGTACCCCTCTACCCCAACCATCCACTGAACCAGCACCACTGTCCCATTCAGAGACGCCCACGTGTCCCATTCAGACACGCTCACCTGTCCCACTCAGAAACGCCCACCTGTCCCATTCAGACACGCCCACCTGTCCaactcagacacgcccatctgtcccactcagacacccccatctgtcccactcagacaccCCCATCTGTCCCACTCAGACATGCCCATCTGTCCCACTCAGAAATGCCATCTGTCCCACTTAAAGACACATCCATCTGCCCCACGTTCAGACATGCCCAtctgtcccactcagacacacccatctTTTGCACTTAGAAAcacccatctgtctcactcagacATGCCCATCAGTCCTGTACCTTTAGCCTGAGGTGGACAGCACATGCCCAGTTTGACAGGAATGTCGGACAGTACAAGTGTGTTTCGCTTGTAGAAGTCTGTCAGCCGTCTCAGACTGTCGAAGGAGCTGTGGATTCCTGCCAGGTGAAACTTGTCATTCTTCTCGATCAGACAGTCTTTATAGTCGATACCAAGCGGCGTCTgtgttacacaaacacaccacacacacatctcagagACACGTGGGAGGATAATCACAAACACGCTACAGATGATGTGCTGGATAGATCTTATTTAAATGAGCAATATTTTTTGCTATCTGATGAAATACCAAGTCCGAATGATAATAGAAGCTTGAAATGCTTTAAAGGATCTAACCGAACATTCACACTAATGAGTGAAAAATCACTCATATTGCTTATAATTTGtccttgtgggcgtggcctgtacGGTTTGGAGCTGGTGTAGTTCTAATGAGAAACAACATTAGCCGAAATATACAGCATACATCCGCTATAAGGATTATACATAAACCGTTTTGGttcagaatttaaaatgctAGTCTTTGTACTAGCTTCGTTCGCAGATTAAATTAGCAAAGTAAGCTCATTGTACTAGCTACATACACTCAGCTTTTCTTCCAGTTTTGTCCCATTTCCAGCAAATGGGAATTgactgcaggtaggaactagTTGCGAGTGGAGAACTGAAACGTCGGACCACATGCGCTACAGGATCGATCTGAGGAATCATTCGAGCCAATCGTTTGGTGTCATATTCCAAATTCGCATAGGATTGAGAAAATCTCGAggcaaatgtcacttttttcttgccactattGTTGAAATTGCAGATCCATGTTGGAGAAAATGAATGCCTGCCTGTTGTTTTGTCACTCGCTAGTCTGACCACAGGGTCAAAGTAAACGTAGCGTGTTACCTGTAAGCAGATCATGAGGAAGTACTTATCATACTCCTTGGGGCTGCGCCGAAGAAGGAATGTACCATTTTTAGCTCCAGCCTTTTTGAGCTTGTGCACCGCAAACTCTGACCTGGAGGAAATCAAATGTGGAAAAATCCAGCATCGTGCTTATCACAGATCGTATCACGATACGTTTCATCAGTGCGGCTGAGTGGGCAAATATTTGACATACGTGATGGGCCCGTGGCAGTGACTGTCGATGTCCTGCAGCAGACTCGGAGGAGCCACTTCAGAGCAGAAGTAGTGACTGGAGTCCGTGGTGAGTCTGAAGTAGTTGTCGATGAGCGACACGAAGGACAGAGCCACAGCCAGCGTCTCAAactccacttcctgtttttcaGAAAGAATACAAGCACATCTTTCACTTTAACTTTTTACACCCATAAAATACATACTGTAATGATAATACTGCTTGGGATCTCCGATTAGTATTAtagatgctaccaccaccatgcttccctgTAAAGATGCTGTTTAGGCAACTAAGTCGATTTCAGTTCCAGATtgaaacaatacaaaatgtaGAGAAGTTCAAGGGTGGAAAAATCCAGCATCATGATCATTTCAGAGCTGATCACAAGACGTTTTATCAGTGCGGCTGAGCgggtaaatacttatgcaacccaACATACATTATGCTTTGCATTATTAGCTTGCAACAACTCCTCCCACTGTTTCCTTGACAGTTACCAGCAATAGCAAAgacattttctgaaaaacatttGAAGTGAGTTACAGCTGACGGTTATCAGAGTAGACCCACATCCTTTTATATACTGCCACGGGCTTACACGACATGTTGATAGATCACAGTAGCTAGCAACAGGGGCTGATTTCCACTCACCAAGCATCTATCATCCTGTCTAGTCAGAGTCACCACACGTCCCTCAGCAGGAAGTTGCTCTCGGCAAAGACGCTTCATGTTGATGTCTGTGATTTGCGGGAAGTCACAAAAGGTCTGCCACTCCTAAGTCGATTGAAGAAGTTTAATCATTTGTCAGGAGGAATCTTAACATTGCGTCTACTCAAACTGCAATCGGGAAACACGTTCAGCAAATAGTCTAAGGTACAGCCCACAGCAATGCAAACAAACCCAGTGCAGTAAGGTTAGCGTCATCTACATGTTACATTCTAAATTATTGGATTAAATTAGCCAGGTAACTTTTACCAGAGGCACGATTTCAGGTAATATACTCACTATATACTCACTTAATATTTAACACAAATTATATTGCTATCCTGGATACATAAAAGAGTTCTTCAGGAAGCAGGAtcttgtttaaataataatgctttttatgtttattaaaggTGAGATACAGGTGTGGAATATGTGAGATATAGGTGATGTAAAGGTGAGATACAGGTGTGGAATCTGTGAGATACAGGTGTGGAATCTGTGAGATACAGGTGTAGTAAAGGTGAGATACAGGTGTAGTAAAGGTGAGATACAGGTGTGTAATCTTTGAGATACAGGTGTAGTACAGGTGAGATACAGGTGTGGAATCTGTGAGATACAGGTGTGGAATCTGTGAGATACAGGTGTAGTAAAGGTGAGATACAGGTGTGGAATCTGTGAGATACAGGTGTGGAATCTGTGAGATACAGGTGTAGTAAAGGTGAGATACAGGTGTGGAATCTGTGAGATACAGGTGTAGTAAAGGTGAGATACAGGTGTGGAATCTGTGAGATACAGGTGTAGTAAAGGTGAGATACAGGTGTAGTAAAGGTGAGATACAGGTGTGGAATCTGTGAGATACAGGTGTAGTAAAGGTGAGATACAGGTGTGGAATATGTGAGATACAGGTGTGGAATCTGTGAGATACAGGTGTGGAATCTGTGAGATACAGGTGTAGTAAAGGTGAGATACAGGTGTGGAATATGTGAGATACAGGTGTGGAATCTGTGAGATACAGGTGTGGAATCTGTGAGATACAGGTGTAGTAAAGGTGAGATACAGGTGTAGTAAAGGTGAGATACAGGTGTAGTAAAGGTGAGATACAGGTGTAGTAAAGGTGAGATACAGGTGTAGTAAAGGTGAGATACAGGTGTGGAATCTGTGAGATATAGGTGATGTAAAGGTGAGATACAGGTGTGTTAACAATGAGGTGGTTGTTACCTGGCCATCGGAGGAGCATGTCTGGATCCCTCCCTCTCCGGAGACTCTCACCATGGAGCAAGATGTGATGAAGCACTCAGAGCCGTAGTTGGGTTCCACGGAGCTCAGCTCCATCAGGTACTTGAGCTTCAGACTTCGCTCTCCGGCTGAGCAGCGGCCCAGTTTCTTCAGGAAGTGTTTGAGGTTCTTACGGATCTGATAGCGCGCTAGCCGGGTCATTCGCTGGATTTCTTCTCGGTGTGTCTCAGGCAGGCACGACTTGTAGCTGTCAGGTAAAGATCATCTACTATAGCCCTATTTTTAAAGACTTTTCTCAGAATTCATAAAGAGTGAGAGCAGTATCAGCAGACTTCCAAACGAGTACCTGATGGTCTTACACACTTCTTTCACACTGTGGTTCTTCTCCTTGGCCTGGCTCCAGAGGTCCAGCACAGCCAAATCCAAACACTCCTGAATGGCACTGACCGGAGGACGCACCCCTCCACAGCCTGAGACGAAATCACTGcgggactgaaaaaaaaacacaaacacatcggTGTAGGTTAATGATgtacagaagtgttttattcctcttataccacagcagatTACCAACATCATactttgtatccatttatagttacatcagATACGTTAGTTCCTCTTCTcaattacattatagcagctataaacagtcattccctcaccagcctctgtgtgtgtgtgtgtgtgtgtatgtgtgtgtatgcgtgtgtgtatgtatgtgtgtgtgtgtgtgtatgtatgtgtgtgtatgcgtgtgtgtgtgtgtatgtgtgtgtatgtgtgtatgtgtgtgtgtatgtgtgtgtgtatgtgtgtgtgtgtgtgtgtgtgtgtatgtgtgtatgtgtgtgtgtgtgtttgtgtgtatgtgtgtgtgtatgtgtgtgtgtatgtgtgtgtgtgtgtgtgtgtgtgtgtgtgagtgtcaccTGAGCGAAGAGATAGTCAATGACGCTGTAATCCAGCACAGCGCAAATCCTCCCAGAGCTCAGACTGTAACGATATGTCGCTCTGGAACTCTGACCAAACCATCCTGAGAAGAAgaacctgtaaacacacacacacacacacacacacacacacacacacacacacaccacttttcCATAATTATACAAAATTCCTTGTACTACAATAACATTCTTATTACAGATAATGTAGTGATCACAGTTAAAATGTGCaattatgtgtgtatacatatgtgtttatgagtgtgtgtgtgtgtgtgtgtgtgtgtgtgtgtgtgtacactcaccGCACTCTGTAGTGTACAGTTACACTCTCGTCACTCTTAAACATGTGTGTTGGTGGATACCAGAATGACAGATCTTCTGACGCCAGAGCGAATAAACTCTGAAACACAGGGAGTATCCctgaacagacacacacacacacacacacacacacacacacacacacacacacacaaacataattcCATCACCACTAGTCTTTCAATTTCACTTTTTCACCTTGACAGAAGTACTGTTTTACCTTAACGCAACACAGACGACGTAATGCTAACTTTAGAGTCCTGACATGTGTATCTAGCTCACCAGTTGATTATATATCTACATTCCTGCAGGCCTGACTGTGTTGTAGatatatactgtgtgttaaCACTAGCATTTTATAGGCCAATGTCTGAGAGTCAGTCAGTTTATCTGTGAGCTAATTACAGTTTGGGGAAAAGTAAGAAAGCAATGCTAATTACGCTCAGACCTGATCAGACTTTCACAATTAATCCATCAGCAAGAACTCTGAAGTTATGTGAACATATCTCACTGAGGGATTTgggttaaattaataaaaaatccaaacacTCTTTGGTTGTGCTCTCagatcactgtgtgtgtgtgtgtttatatgtgtgtgtgtgtgtgtgtgtgtgtgtgtgtgtgtgtttatatgtgtgtatgtgtgtgtatgtttgtgtatatgtttgtatgtgtgtgtgtgtgtgtgtgtgtctgtgtaagtgtgtgtatgtatgtgtatatgtgtgtatgtgtgtgtgtgtatttatatgtgtgtatgtgtgtgtatgtatgtgtatgtgtgtgtgtgtatttatatgtgtgtatgtgtgtgtatgtatgtgtatgtgtgtgtgtgtatttatatgtgtgtatgtgtgtgtatgtatgtgtatgtgtgtgtgtgtatttatatgtgtgtatgtgtgtgtatgtgtgtgtatgtgtgtgtgtgtatttatatgtgtgtatgtgtgtgtatgtgtgtgtatgtatgtgtgtgtgtgtgtgtatgtgtatgtgtgtgtgtgtgtgtatgggtgtgcatgtttgtgtatatgtttgtatgtgtatatgtgtgtatgtgtgtgtgtgtatttatatgtgtgtatgtgtgtgtatgtatgtgtatgtgtgtgtatgggtgtgtatgtttgtgtatatgtttgtatgtgtgtgtgtgtgtgtgtgtgtatgtgtgtgtatgttcgtgtatatgtttgtatgtgtgtgtgtgtgtgtgtgtatgggtgtgtatgtttgtgtatatgtttgtatgtgtgtgtgtgtgtgtgtgtgtgtgtgtgtgtgtaagtgtgtgtatgtttgtgtatatgtttgtatgtgtgtgtgtgtgtgtgtgtatgagtgtgtatgtttgtgtatatgtttgtatgtgtgtgtgtgtgtgtgtgtgtgtgtgtaagtgtgtatgtatgtgtatatgtgtgtatgtgtgtgtgtgtgtgtgtgtgtgtatgtatgtgtatatgtgtatatgtgtatgtgtgtgtatgtatgtgtatatgtgtgtgtgtgtgtgtgtgtgtaagtgtgtgtatgtatgtgtatatgtgtgtatgtgtatgtgtgtgtatgtatgtgtatatgtgtgtatgtgtgtgtgtgtgtgtgtgtgtaagtgtgtatgtgtatatgtgtgtatgtgtatgtgtgtgtatgtatgtgtatatgtgtgtatgtgtgtgtgtgtgtgtgtgtgtgtgtgtgtgtgtgtgtgtgtgtgtaagtgtgtgtatgtatgtgtatatgtgtgtatgtgtatgtgtgtgtatgtatgtgtatgtgtatgtatgtgtgtgtgtgtatatgggtgtgcatgtttgtgtatatgtatgtgtgtgtatgtgtgtgtgtgtgtgtgtaagtgtgtgtatgtatgtgtatatgtgtgtatgtgtgtgtgtgtgtgtttgtgtgttaccGCAGTTTTTAGCTGCGAGTACGCAGACGCTCTCTGCAGTCATGTGTCCTGCAGGGATGGAGAGCGTGCTCTTGCTTTTTGACGCTGAGCTGTAGTACAAGTGCACGAACATGAAGGAGTCACAGCTCGACTTATGACTCCCCGAGCGCTCGCACATCATCAGCGGCTTCGTTTCCTCCTCACTCGTGTCCATCACTGCatctcctgcacacacacacaaacacacacacccacacacacatacacacacattaactgTGCAACTTTTACCAAAAATAATATCCCTGATATCCATTTAGCCCTTGTGTAAGCAGCATTCAGTTAGCATAACACTTTAGGTTATTATATGATGCTAATGTGAATATTGgcgagagggctggtgagggaacgagtgtttatagctgctataaagtacctgagaacaggaactaactcattttacagaatattaaatgtacctataaacagttaaaaagtataaagtgtcattctttaatgaataataagtTGTAATGTTGGTAAATTGGAATAAAACCCCTGGGGACGTGCTCTTACAGGAGCTTCACGATGGTTCTTAGGAActtcgcttcatcacaccaccctgttgttgattattttactgcaaCTGAACCACACtgagtgatttattccttacatcaGAGTTCTTTCATTATGAAGATTAATAATGTTCAGATCTTCCTCAGTGATGAGGatttgcaccttttgtagtTTAGTATTTTTTCTAATACTGAAGttatttctttgctttttctcCCCCAGACCTCAAGCGTGATTAATATCAGTCCCAAAATATTACTGACGCTATGACTGAGACATAATGGGCTGAAAAGAATGTCAAATGGTCAGACGGTGTTGAACTTCTTATCTGAGgcaatagcacacacacacacacacacacacacacacacacacacacacacattacacatccAGTGTGTAGAGATTAGCATGATAATTTATGCACTTTGCTTTAAAAGACTAACGTACAGTTGAAAAGagttacacaatgtgtgtgtgtgtgtgcgtgtgtgtgtgtgtgtgtgtgtgtgtgtgtaatgggcAGGTGGGGCTTATTAATGACGTGCTGAAACCAAGTCTTTTCAACTTGTGGTTTATGAACTCAGTATTCTTATACTCAGTATTCAGAGTTTATGACTCTGTGTGTCAAAATTAAAACCATCAGCGTTCCTCATTACAGTTTCATTTACCTTTCATATTCATCCAGttacagtgctgtgtgtgtgtgtgtgtgtgtgtgtgtgtgagagagagagagagagagagagagtgtgtcagtgtgtgaccCTGCTCTGGACTctttgtggagtttctgtgAGATTAAAGAGGGTGTTTCCCCTCCCATCGagtctaacaaaaaaaaaaaaagatttgattcaagatacaaaaaaaaaaattatacatcgTAGTAAAGATTATATTTTACGtttaaatacatgttttttctctcctctaAGCTCATAAAGGTCGTAATTTTACCAAGACTTCATCACATCACCGCATCAAAGAACAAACATGCAGAACAATGACATTTTCTAAATATATAACGTATATactatatgtgtgtataattaatattaatatgtgGTGACACTTTAGATGAAAAGCTCCTGCACTGGaccttcataacacattcataagcacTGCATCAGTCAGGTTAGGTAATAAATTCATTATGAgcatataataattattatttctaaCTAAAGATTAACGATCACTTAATGAACgattactgtatatatgttagAATACATCTTTACAGAGTGTATTAACATTTACAGTGgacataaaaagtctacacacccctgttaaaatttcAGGTTGGTTTAATGTGATAAAGCAACCAACAACATTCAAGTgagaaacaaatagaaacaatttagaagaaaaaaaaagagaaaaaacgtACAATAACCTGGCTGTATAAGTATATGCACCCTTCTATAATGGGTCATGTGGCTGCactcagaatgaaccaatcacataaCCCCAAATAAGGACCAGCTGCTTCTCTAGGagtttcttcacatcttctcgGTTTCATGAATGCACAGAGTTTACAAAGCGTGTAGTGGATCTCACTGTGGAAAGGAGATCGATCAGGACAGGGGTACAGAAGAATTTCCCAAACATTAGATGTATTGTGGAACAcggtgaaggccatcatcaacaagtgcagaaaatggagcaccacagtgacatcaccaagaaccaTCCAAAACTGGCgcaa from Ictalurus furcatus strain D&B chromosome 5, Billie_1.0, whole genome shotgun sequence includes these protein-coding regions:
- the jak3 gene encoding tyrosine-protein kinase JAK2, with the translated sequence MDTSEEETKPLMMCERSGSHKSSCDSFMFVHLYYSSASKSKSTLSIPAGHMTAESVCVLAAKNCGILPVFQSLFALASEDLSFWYPPTHMFKSDESVTVHYRVRFFFSGWFGQSSRATYRYSLSSGRICAVLDYSVIDYLFAQSRSDFVSGCGGVRPPVSAIQECLDLAVLDLWSQAKEKNHSVKEVCKTISYKSCLPETHREEIQRMTRLARYQIRKNLKHFLKKLGRCSAGERSLKLKYLMELSSVEPNYGSECFITSCSMVRVSGEGGIQTCSSDGQEWQTFCDFPQITDINMKRLCREQLPAEGRVVTLTRQDDRCLEVEFETLAVALSFVSLIDNYFRLTTDSSHYFCSEVAPPSLLQDIDSHCHGPITSEFAVHKLKKAGAKNGTFLLRRSPKEYDKYFLMICLQTPLGIDYKDCLIEKNDKFHLAGIHSSFDSLRRLTDFYKRNTLVLSDIPVKLGMCCPPQAKELSNLIIVRNSSVCETPSSPTQHRHRPSHIQFHMIKHEDLIWKESLGQGSFTHIYKGCKVDRRDGEPLTTEVLLKVLDVEHKNSWESFFEAASFMSQISHKHLLLVFGVSVHKSKNIMVQEFVKYGALDLYLKRSSVSLSWKLDVAKQLACTLNFLEEKNIVHGNICAKNLLLAREGDPNLENSPFIKLSDPGISVAMLGKEVVLDRIPWVAPEVLEKLELGLQCDKWSFGTTLWEIFNGGEIPLHCLDPKQKQRFYDQRSQLPCLEWAELADLISQCMQYQAELRPSSRSIIRHLNGLITPDYEVLHASGSVSERDSFWRALSKQQQQEVYEERHLKFLSSLGKGNFGRVDLCRYDPLGDNTGELVAVKQLQSSKQSNMADFQREIETISSLHCDYIVKYRGICYSAGRLSMRLVMEFLPFGSLISYMEKYKHIITTRRMLLFTSQICKGMEYLQHMRYVHRDLAARNILVSSDTLVKIADFGLTKIVPLDKEYYRVTQSGESPIFWYAPESLSEYKFSHKSDVWSFGVLLHELFSYCELSRNPKRLSLHRIGGDIQSAMMTVHLFNVLKENWRLPAPALCPPKVYSMMMQCWAFNSEDRPTFSYLQDLIESSLQDEREGAKG